The nucleotide window GCCACAGTCAGAGGAGGAAGCTCTCAGCACGACTTCTTACCCTTTCTGTTTTATCTGCACAGAAGAGGCGTGTGTGATGTCTCTTTTGCACCACAATGTAGGTTATTCCTGGTCGATAGTCTTCCTCCAAGCTTATACATGCCTTTCGAATTGCTATTAGCTCCGGCCAAGCTACCTAGGAGACAGAAGGGGAATTTTGTTTGACGGAGGTCTTAGTTCTCAAGCGGCAAGCTGAAGAGTGCTGGGAGGAGGGCACGGGGCTGATTGGAGCACCTGTTTCATCTGTCCCTCTGATACCCCTCCACGGTAGTAGATGATGCGAGTGGGCTTGAAACGTGTGGACTTGTAGAATTGAATCAGCAGCTCCCGAGCCATGCTCGTCAGGTCCTGCACAACCTCCTGACTGTAGAGCAGCTCCTGGGCAATCTCCTGCCGAGACGTCTGCACCCGCACTGTGGCACAGTATCGGCTAGGGTGGCCGTCCATGCTGCCCACCACGGCTGCAATAGAAGGCTTCTTCCCATCCCCAGCAGGTGGATGAGTGACATCTGCTCCCAGGAAGATGACAGGCTGCTGGAACACTGAAGGCCTGTCCAGATTTAAGAAAACAGTGCCACTCAAAACATATGGATACAAATCTTTGAGTCTAGAAAAATATATCACCAGGATAACTGCCATCTTAGAAAAGAGGACCTATGCCCGTTAGGAAAGAACACAAACTTTGTAAAACCCAAATCTCTTTAAGTTGTGAAATTTAAAGAAGagaatcaaatttattttttctgttttatttcatacAATTATCCTATATTTATCAATTATATcctatattttacttatttattttatttgcacacACAGACCCATACAAATATAAACCCTACAAGAATAGGAATTTTATTAAATCTTGGTCATTACTAGTACCTAGAACATTCCTTAGCTCATACTTGGCACTTGGTAAATATCTGTTAAAAACACAAATTCATTCCATGTCACTGATTCCTCTATCTGtggaatcaaagaaaaatatgagtGCTTTTCTGGTAAAAGctagacaaaaaaaacccaggtatGGTGGTATCTATATCAACACTCATGTCAGTGGGTGGAAGCAGGGGGACAGGTAGTTGGAAGATCATCTTCAGCTCTGCAGAGtccagctcaaggccagcttcagaTACATGAAACCCAATCTCAAAAGGAAGAACAAGATCCagacatgatggcacataccCGCAGTTCCTAAGACTTACCTAAGCAGGTACATTTTGGCCTAAGCGGGCTAGTATGGTCTACATAAAaacactttgtctcaaaaaataaataaattttttaaaagacataagagaataaagaatatacaagaggggctggaggttaagagcactgactgctcttccagaggtcctgagttcaattcccaacagcccacatggtgtctcacacaaccatctataatgagatctggtgccctcttctggcctgcaagcatacatggaggctgaacactgtgtacataataaataaatctttaaaaaaatatacaagatCAAATTCCAAGCCTAAGGTGTtccagaggctgaagagatggcatgGTCAGGGGTCAAGATGGTagatggctcttccagagcatctgagttcctagcatccacactgggcagcttACAGCACCTATAACTGCAGCTCCAAGGGGATCTGACTAGCCTCTGTGAGCGCTTGTACTGGTGCCTTCATGTGCACGTGATAACACctcctgcacacatatgtacataatttaaaaaatatataagaggCAGATAGATcgctgttgagtttgaggccagcctggtttacagagctagtctCAGGAAGGcaagggctgctacacagagaaaccctgtctcaaaaaaacaaaacaaaaaaaaccaaccaacaacaatGACCCAtaacagagacagatagatagatagataaaacgaTTGAACTAGCTCCTTACAAAAGATGCCTCCAAATTAAATCGAAACCCAAACATGTGTAGCATCACTAATCAGGGGAAAGCAAATTGAAATAATAGTAAGATaatatttcttataataaaaatggctaaaattaaaagtaCTGCCAAGTAGTGATAAAGATATGGAATGACTAAACCTCTCAGTAGAAATATCAATTGTTGCAGACAGGTTGGAAAAATACCTGACTGTATCTATTATGGCTAAATTTGTGTATTCTCCACAACTCTATTTTCTATAATCCATAAATTCCACACAGCATCTTACACAAGAGAAACAAATGCTTACCTCTATAATACATAATATTGTAGAACTATACAATGAATATATACTGTCCACCAAAGAGTAGACAGAATTATATGATTTTATCTACATAAGAAAATAATCCAtagcaatgaaaaataattaaatgcaaCAACGTGAGTGAATTGTACAACTACAATGTTAAGAAAAGGGAGATAAGACAGGCAGAGTGGTGCTcccctttaatccagcactcaggaggcagaggtaggtggatctctgaaagcacgaattctaattggtcttaataaataaaacctggagtcagatattagggtgtgaaaactgaaggatcagagaagcagtggggtcagccactagagagaacttttatctctaccaatgctcagagcAAAGGGGCGATCCTGCCTTCAGACTGCACTGCtcctcagactgcttcagactgcatctgtctccaccaaacctcagactacactgagcttctgtctcctcccactttatatccCTCTAGCTGCCCAAACATATCACTAcggtctccatctccctagtgctgggattaaaggcatgagatctcaaatgctgggatcacctttgtgtgagttctgtttctctttatacagatttaatcttgtgtagcccagggtgaccttgaactaacagagatccctctgcctttgtctcctgaatcctgagattaaaggtgtgtgccactattccctggcctctagtggcttagctctgcattctgatcttcaggtaagcattatttgttaaaatacaaacaaaatatcactacattcccccttttttgtctaaaataaacaagaaggctatatagccaggtggtggtggcacacgcccttaatcccagcactcgggagcaggggcaggcaaatctctgtgagttcaaggccagcttggtctacaagaactagttccaggacaggctccaaaactacagcaacatcctgtcttgaaaaaccagaaaagaaaagaaaagaaaagaaagagaaaaactatatacaataagtacaattataatatatacaggcaataagtacatcattatcatttgcatttgacaaattcagagaaaatgctccatcatctatcctattttggtgagttcaaagtcttgtacctaatttattttctatcataacttgcattaccatccaaaactatctttCCATATCTCTAAGCCTTATACACTTTACACCCCTTcattgagtttcttttctgtatctggtgaataaggaaaactataactatctagtctttaactccctcagagacccaagaaggaaataatattaactgagtaagcaagaagtgtgagcaagtgacttccaaaaaatgcaAGAAATGACAAAGCTGGCTGccggacagtcacccaaagttcctctgcaatggtGAAGCACCCATCTTTGGACTACAGACCTAGCATATCCtacagatttttctgtgaagcaggattcttgaaggactgtcccaccttgtcttgACAAGGTTTTGTAGTCAttgtcttttgtgtcctgcttgtccaatttggacagcataccaTCAGTAATTGAGGCAAGAGCACTTCCTTGCCCAGTggcttttgccacaaagaaagtaaactccatgtggagtttctttgatgcccatcatctttgaagtagattggtgctgccaggagcaaatctttatgagtttgaggccagcctggtgtacagaatgagttccaggacagacagaggaagaaagaagaaaagaaggaaagaaggaaggaaggaaggaaggaaggaaagaagaaaagaaggaaagaaggaaggaaggaaggaaggaaagaagaaaagaaggaaagaaagaaagaaggaaggcagatagACAAAATAGAGCACACTGCACCAGTGATTCCATTTATAGGAAGATAAAACCAATAGATCAACAGATAAAACCAATCTATACCAACAGGTCAGAAGAGCAGTTTCTTTTGGAGTTATATGTTTGTAGGTAACTCAGGGTTTCACATAACAGGCATTATGCCAATAAGCTACAGCCTTGGCTCTGGGAGTTACCTATTTGGAGTGGGGAGAGAAAGCCTGGTAGAATCTGGAAATGTTCTAAGTCGCTCTGGTGGTGCTACCTGGGATTACACACACTATATAAGAAAGTCATTGAGTTGCATATTTGACATGTCTGGTTTATTGGTTTCTATTCACTggtgggaatggaacccagggccctgcatacactaggcaagtgctctaccattcaGCTACATCTCAGaccttagttttgttttgtttttgagacaggggctcactgtATAGCTttggttggcctggagctcactatgtagatcaggtggCCTGACAACTCATAGCCATTGGCCTGcttcagactcctgagtgctgggattaaaatatgAACTACCACACCCAGATAAATCCTTGGTTTTCCttttctatctttccttttttttctttttttgagacaaggtcttgctatatgTGGCCTAGACTGacttggaattctcctgcctTATTTTACCCACAAGTaatggtgtgtaccaccatatccGGCTGAAAGCTGTGCCCATTATCATAAACCATGTAATTTAGGTTTTAATAAAAGTATGAAAAACAAATCATGACCTTACCTTTGATGAGGTACAAGTACATTGTTAATTCCTCCAAGCTTTGCATTTATCTTCAGGCAAAGGTTGGAAAGGGTTTGGGGCGAGGTCTTGACAACATTTTTGACCTGGACACATTGTGTGGCCATACCTAAAAGGGTATCTCCAACTCGTTTCACTTCCGCtataaaataagtcaataaattaGTTCCCTTTAAAATGCTTAATCACCTAATATGAGTAAAGGAAAAAGTCTTAAACATTAACTTTCACCAACCACAGAGTGCCAGCACTTTTATCTGCTACACCCACTGAGCAGCCTCCTCTTTCCTGACTTGCTGCAGCTCTGGAAGCCAGCCCACTTCCTTTATTCTTCAggtgctgcctgccaccacatgctTGGTCCCTTGAGGTTTCTTCTCAGAACTAGTCTGGTAAAGGAATTAATCTCCTGGCTCCTCCCTCCTCAGAGCACACACCAGCCTTTtgaattttactttctttgtttttcaaaacataaGCAATAAATAGGAGGTTACAAAAGAAGAAGATAGAGGGTTGGAGGTGTTTGACAAAAGCTTAAGGGCTGGTCTGCAGTCTTTACTTGGGGGTAACCAAGAGAAGAACCTGAGTCCCTCTTCTAACAGCAGATATAAATTAAGTACATCCTATTCTAGAAGCAGCAGCCCCCCCCCACGTCTATTCTCCCCACTCTGATATTCTGCTTTTCACTAGAATATTCTACTTCTTCAAGTTCCCTGCACTATGGAAGGCCTACACAGCATTTCCTGCCCCTATGTCTAGTCACCTGTCCCAATAGGCTGGGTGAGGCATCATGGCTGGTTGTATGCAGATGTAGAGAGAAAAGCATGGTGGCAGCAACCTTGTAAACAGTGTCTGCTCTACCAAGTTGGGTCTTGGAGTGAGGATGATGTGGCTATATGTAGCAGAGGCCACTGTCTATCGTGAATAGACACAAAAGAAGAACAGGGAATAAATCTTGGCCTGGATAGAGTACTTCCCTACCATGtacgaagccctgggttcaatccccagcaccacataaatcagGTGTAGAGGTTCATTCCCAGAATCCGAGtattgggaggtggaggtagaatTCAAAGTTAAAGGTCATTCTCTaccacagaatgagttcaagaccagcctgactgACAcgagatcttgtctcaacaagaaagagagaaaaggcagaaatggggggggggggcaaaggggAGGAAAATAGAAAGTGCTGTCGTGCCATTTTCCCCCAAGCAAAGCACTCTAGAACTGAGCTGTCTGTCCCCTCCACACACTCTGGCAGTCTCTGCGGCTTAGACCACAGAGAATGGAGAGTTGGGACTGAGGCATCACCTAGCTTATCCTGTCAAACCTAGGACTTGAAATCATCCCTCATTCAACATTAAAAAGGTTCATACCATATACTGGTGTCTTTCCAGGCAAGATAACCACTATTAGCTGCAGGCCCACATATGTCATTTTCAGATGTTTAAACATGGGCTCCACACTGTCTGCACCTTGTGCATACTTGCAGAAACATGGCTGACCCTGGATGGGCATCCCTGCATCCTTGGAGATTTTACGAAGCTGGTCAGTGAAACTCCTGTTAAGACAGAACCAGTGGCACAGTGCTTTCATTTTCATacgtaagcaaacaaacaaaagctcttTCAGCAGTTGCCAAAAATAGACTGGCAGTTGTGCCACTGCAATTGTAACAGAACAATCTGCATTAGTAAACTACCAAATCatcaatttgaatttttattactatttcttgTGGTATGggaaattaaacccagggccttaaatctgctaagcaagcattctatcaTTAAGCTTTATCTCCAAACTCCATTttgaatttctaaaataatttggTTCAATTGAGATTCAGGGACTAGAATAGcatttatattcaaaatattttttaaaaatcaagtaggtggttcaaaactgaaaaaaaaagacatagtttTAGGTAACATAATTTGATAAGGCTAgtaaaggaagaggaggtgagctTGTATTCAGCTGGGAACACATGAATATGCCATCCTCGAGTCCATAAGGTTAGAATTAGAAACAATTTGTAACAGGTTTGGTTCAAGAaatcaacattattttttttcattttaaagttttaaaatttgaactTAAGACGTTAATTCAATCTGTGCATAAATCAGGGTCTTGTGAtttagccctagctggcctgaaatttgctgtgtagatcaggttggccctAACCTGACAGAGTtccaacctgcctctgcctccccagtgctgggattaaaggtgtgtgccaccatacctagccTCAACATAACTGATTTTGTGTATTTGCCAACATCTTGTaggattccttttttctttccacccCAGTTctgctttcttgatttttctttccccttctcttggaCTTCCTTACACAGAAGCTGTATCTCTAAGAGGTGACATGATGCTCTTAGACAGCTTTCCTACAGTAAACAAGCTCACTACTAAGTTATAATTGCCAGAAAcagactaatttttatttttacctaaaaGATGTACACCAATGGAAACTCCTAAGAACTGAAGAATTTCCCTAAATAGCATTGCTTCAGCCTTGTTACTCACAAATTCCTATTCTAAGTATGTAGAAGCTGAATTGGATTCTCAGAGAACCCTCAGATTTACAATAGAGCACAGGGTCTCTTCTGCAGAGTCAGACGGCATTATTATGGGCATCAAGGGTCAGTGCCAGTGTGCCCAGCACATTCACATAAAGATGGTATTTTGTATCTAGAAGGAGCATTACTGAGCTGAAAATGGGATACTCACTTTAGTAAATCTTCCCTACATTGTTTCTGAGGCGCAAAACAAGCCACTGCCCAAACTTTAATTTCAATGCCAGCATAAAACTGCTTTCCTCGCATGTCCCAGACACCCTGGTTGGGTGTGGCtactgttttattctttaaaaaaaaacaaaaaagaaacaaaagaaaagagaaaagatattaCAATCTAAGACCATTTTTGTGGTGAAGAGGGaacaaacaaaactttatttGGTACAGTCAGAAGACAGAAGGTAATAATGAGCACAACTGCAGGTAAATTCAAaggtgcagcttttttttttttttttaataaattggaGTGGTGTGGAAACAGCTTACCCGGCCTCCATACTGCAGCATTGGAGCTGGAAGCACCCTGCCTGTGAGCTCCGTCATCTCATTGTGGACAACAATCCCAAATTCCTTCAGGTATGGGTCAGGTCCACCCACCATGCTATTGCTCTTCACCTAAGGAATGTGAAAGCCTGCATATAAAACCAAACAGGAACTATGTTCCCTTGGGattgtttattcttttgctttttatctcACAGCAGGCTAATCTGAAGGCCATGCCTTACTGACCAGTCTACtgatttcttcctgtctgtcagGAGCAGATCTCGCTGTGGCTTTGATCATTGTGGATGTCTGATTGTCTGTGAGCTTCTTTATACACCTCTGTCCTGCCACTATATTACAGACCTGCAGGGAGACAAAGAGAAGCTAGGTTTTGTTGAAATGGGCTTCTATACATGAAGTCTTTGTCTATTCCAGGGGAAAAGGGGAGTTATATTAGAAAGTTCTATGCACAAAATACTTCAAAAAGACTAAATTTTACCAGTAGTTTAGAAGACTATGTGTTTGCTttcaagacatgatttctctatgtagccctggctgtcctggacctcactttgtagaccaggctggccccatacttacagagatccatctgcctctgcctccccagtggtggaattaaaggaatgaacacttctttttaaaagaaaaattaattcaagATATTGGCAAAAGGAAATTCCAGTCGACTTACCTCAAGTGGCAAGTATGTATGCTTTTGCTCTTGTCCCACTTGAAGGCATGGAAGATGGGGGTATTTCAGTTGCAGACTATACTTCTGCTTAAAATACTGAGCTACTGTACATTCCATAGCTTGACCATTTTCTAGCTGCAAAGGAAAGCTAGAGAAAAGAAAGTTTATGTAgagcttttacttttttttttaacaagtaaAAACTACTAACATTTTCTATGTTGATTAGTCACTTAAGAAACAAAggtcaggctgggcagtggtggcgcacacctttaatcctagtactccagaggcagtggcaggcagatctctgtgcattcaaggccagcctgggctacagactgagctccaggactggctccatagccactgggaaaccttgtctcaggaagaaagagagagagaaaagaagaaagaaagaagcaaaggtcAAGGGcggaggatgtggctcagtgggtagaaagTTTATCTAGCAAGAACAAAGCCCTGTGTCCGATAtccagcactacataaaccaCATAAataggcatggtgatgcatgcttaTAATTCTAGCATTTCGGAAATGAGGCAGGAGAAACAGGAGAAAGACTgagagcatgtacacacatgcatataagtaAATTAATTGTGAAAAAATGAACAAGGGTTAGGGCTAGGGATACAGTACAGTGATTAGGTATATGTGCAGAATGCATAAAGCCTTtatttcaatccccagcaccaccatcaccagaaAACGTTTTATTACTTTCATTCAAGTCATTTTAGTATTGTATTAGAACAATtccaaaaaaattaatacaaaatttaatattttttttcacaaaagaTCAGGCACAGTGAGTCACACCTGAAACCCTAGTACTCAAgagggttgaggcaggagaaccacttcaagtctgaggccagactggaTGTAATTATGATCACCATGTACATGACTGGTGCCTCAGAGGTCAGTAGAGGGCCactgatcccttggaactgaagttagggacagctgtgagctaccatgcttgAAACTGTACCTATATCTTCTGCAAGAATAACAAGTTCTAACCACTGAGTTCTCTCTACAGCCCATCTTGCTGGCTACAGAGACACGTAAATTTAAATAAGCACTTGGGGTCATCTACAAACTGTTATTTGCTTAagacaatgttttttttcctaaataaacaGAGTATAGTTATTAGGGCCACATTTTAAGATTTCCCAAGTTTTCTGATTCCTAAGACAGGACAAATTATGTGATTTGGAAGTGACAAGACTAAATACACAGATTGGGGAGATGGATTAGGAGGTTAAACTCTCACTTTGCAAGCCAAATATCCTGAGTTCAACCCTGGGATCGTACAGTAGAAAGACAGAATCAGCTCTTAAAAAttttcctctaacctccacacatatATTGCAGCACACTgatgtgtgcaagcacacacacacacacgtgcacacatgcacactctcacacacagggGAGGGGAGAACACCATGGACACAAAGTTATAGCAGCAAAAAAAGAACTCCTAAGTAACCAAAATAATGTAAGATTTAACAATattggggctgagagatggctcaggagttaagagcactgactgttcttccagaggtcctgagttcaattcccagcaaccacatggtggctcacaaccatctgtaataagatctggtgcccacttctagccttcagggatacatgcaggtgGATGCCGTAtacatacttaataaataaacctaaaaagtATTTAACAATATTTACTTAGCAAGAGCCAATATCTTTTTCATGTCAGACACAAATTTAGTGATCCTGATTAGAACAATGAATCTGTCATATAGTAATTTTATAGGCATTTCTAAATCCATTCTCACTTAGGCACAGCACTCAATAGACTACAAGTTGTTTGGTTAGAAAAGTAAGATCGAGTAAGTGGAAAGGAACACGCTACTGGAGTCAGGACACACAGGAATAGCTGGGAGTAACAACGCActataaaggaaaggaaagacaacTACACAAATCTGCAAAGAAGTATCTGTCGTCCCACAGCAGCCTGTATGATAGCTAGACCCTAGCAGAGTTATCAAGTACTGAGGATTATAATAATGACAACTGCATTCTTTTCAAAATTCttagttttgtttgtatgtagCATATGTATACacttgagtgtgcatgtgtacatgtgtgtgtacacggaTGCCAGGAGTCAACATCAGGTATCTTCTATCACTATCGACTGacttttgtgagacagagtctctcactgaacctcaaGTGCACCTTCTGGCtgggctggctgaccagcaagttcTGGAGCTCTCCCCGTCACTCTCCACTGGCACTAAGATGACAGATGTTCACCTCCAGGCCTTACTTTTATGTCAGTAATGGGGAGCCAAAGTCAGGTGCTCACACCTATACAGCAGGCATTGTATGAATTAACTTCTTCTTGTATTCCTAAATACAAGTTGATCTATGTTTAATATACTTGGTTCAAAAGGTAAGATGAACAACTATTCAacaaatatctaaatatttttttagagCTTTTGTGGTAAGTGAAGATTCTTGTGATCCCCAAACCACACTACTGTGTATGGACGGTCTTTGCCAGTGACACTCTGTAACTTCCTCAGGTATCAAATTGCTACCATATTCCATTGTTAACttgggtttcttttgttgttttctttcattttgtgatTTATCAGGTTTTGAGACCTAAAGGGTCTCCTGGGGTAgctcaagttggcctcaaactcaatcctcctgtctcagtctcctaagtactgagattacagatataaACCATCCTTCGTGACTACTATACTATTTTAGATGTGATTGACATACGTTTGATGACTGGCTGGCCGTCTTGTCACATTGCAAACTCGGTATTTTCGTTTCATCTGTCCACAGTGAGTCACCTCAACTTTGAGACCTaaagagtatttttttctttttttaattactttataaatataccaatcaaaatttccacttcctcccctcttcccacttccctcctgctcccccactcactttttccctccccctccagtcctaaaagagggcagggtaccctgccctgtgggaagtccaaggccttccccactTCACCCaagcttaggaaggtatgcatccaaacagactaggatcccaaaaagccaatacatgcagtagagacaaatcccagtgccattatcattggcttctcagtctgccccaattgtcagccacattcagagggtccaagtttgatcccatgcttgtttagtcccagttttttaaaaaaagataagagtaccaattttaattaaaatcacagTAACAAAACCAAAttcaaggccgggcggtggtggcgcacgcctttaatcccagcaattgggaggcagagacaggcggatctctgtgagtttgagaccagcctggtctacaagagctagttccaggacaggctccaaaaccacagagaaaccctgtctcgaaaaaaaaaaaaaaacaaaattcaaatgttgtcttcaaaaagtcaaggaatggccaggcatggtgggacacatctttaatctcagcactcaggaggcaaaggcaggcagatgtctgtgagacagaggccaatttggtctatatagtgagttccaggacagccagaactacaaagtaagattctgtttcaaaaacgCAAACAAAAAGTCAAGGAGTGCATTACTTGGAAAGAATTCTCATACTCTCCTTACCTAATGCAGAGAACAAAGCTttctccacatacacacaggaagtcAATAACTTAATACAGGACAAAAGCTACAAGAATGTGGAGACAGATTCATCATATAAAGGCAAAAAGATTCATGATACTCaacccatttttgtttttgagacagatagCTCTACATAGTTCAGATGAGTCTTGAAGTTGTGATATTTCTGCCACAGCCTCCTAACTGTTGAGatcacatgcatgcaatgccaaGCCTAGTTACATAAATGAATTTATTAGTTCATTCAACAAGTTTTTATAAGCATCAACATGTTCTGGTGTTTATTTTCAAGTCTAAGTGTATACTGAGACTCTGTGGTCCCACTGCTAAGATTATTTGGCTAGCAAGGGAAGCCAGGTCTATCTGGCTCAAGCCCAGACACCTGCACTGTGTTGCACTCACTCCAAGATGACATTAACAGGAATACCTACCTCTAATTTCTTTGGTAAACTTGACACGCTGAGAGTCTGTTAGAGGTTTTGTCTGTTCATTGATGTTCTGAATGTCTAAAACCTCACACATGAACTCAATGATAGGCTGAGCCCGGTAAAAAGCAGTTGCAGATACTACAAACAGAGAAAGGATGCTTAGTATCAAGGCAAAGAAAAAGGTTCAAACCAATCAAACG belongs to Microtus pennsylvanicus isolate mMicPen1 chromosome 13, mMicPen1.hap1, whole genome shotgun sequence and includes:
- the LOC142833374 gene encoding protein argonaute-4 isoform X1 encodes the protein MEALGPGPPASLFQPPRRPGLGTVGKPIRLLANHFQVQIPKIDVYHYDVDIKPEKRPRRVNREVVDTMVRHFKMQIFGDRQPGYDGKRNMYTAHPLPIGRDRVDMEVTLPGEGKDQTFKVSVQWVSVVSLQLLLEALAGHLNEVPDDSVQALDVITRHLPSMRYTPVGRSFFSPPEGYYHPLGGGREVWFGFHQSVRPAMWNMMLNIDVSATAFYRAQPIIEFMCEVLDIQNINEQTKPLTDSQRVKFTKEIRGLKVEVTHCGQMKRKYRVCNVTRRPASHQTFPLQLENGQAMECTVAQYFKQKYSLQLKYPHLPCLQVGQEQKHTYLPLEVCNIVAGQRCIKKLTDNQTSTMIKATARSAPDRQEEISRLVKSNSMVGGPDPYLKEFGIVVHNEMTELTGRVLPAPMLQYGGRNKTVATPNQGVWDMRGKQFYAGIEIKVWAVACFAPQKQCREDLLKSFTDQLRKISKDAGMPIQGQPCFCKYAQGADSVEPMFKHLKMTYVGLQLIVVILPGKTPVYAEVKRVGDTLLGMATQCVQVKNVVKTSPQTLSNLCLKINAKLGGINNVLVPHQRPSVFQQPVIFLGADVTHPPAGDGKKPSIAAVVGSMDGHPSRYCATVRVQTSRQEIAQELLYSQEVVQDLTSMARELLIQFYKSTRFKPTRIIYYRGGVSEGQMKQVAWPELIAIRKACISLEEDYRPGITYIVVQKRHHTRLFCADKTERVGKSGNVPAGTTVDSTITHPSEFDFYLCSHAGIQC
- the LOC142833374 gene encoding protein argonaute-4 isoform X2, which encodes MEALGPGPPASLFQPPRRPGLGTVGKPIRLLANHFQVQIPKIDVYHYDVDIKPEKRPRRVNREVVDTMVRHFKMQIFGDRQPGYDGKRNMYTAHPLPIGRDRVDMEVTLPGEGKDQTFKVSVQWVSVVSLQLLLEALAGHLNEVPDDSVQALDVITRHLPSMRYTPVGRSFFSPPEGYYHPLGGGREVWFGFHQSVRPAMWNMMLNIDVSATAFYRAQPIIEFMCEVLDIQNINEQTKPLTDSQRVKFTKEIRGLKVEVTHCGQMKRKYRVCNVTRRPASHQTFPLQLENGQAMECTVAQYFKQKYSLQLKYPHLPCLQVGQEQKHTYLPLEVCNIVAGQRCIKKLTDNQTSTMIKATARSAPDRQEEISRLVKSNSMVGGPDPYLKEFGIVVHNEMTELTGRVLPAPMLQYGGRNKTVATPNQGVWDMRGKQFYAGIEIKVWAVACFAPQKQCREDLLKSFTDQLRKISKDAGMPIQGQPCFCKYAQGADSVEPMFKHLKMTYVGLQLIVVILPGKTPVYAEVKRVGDTLLGMATQCVQVKNVVKTSPQTLSNLCLKINAKLGGINNVLVPHQRPSVFQQPVIFLGADVTHPPAGDGKKPSIAAVVGSMDGHPSRYCATVRVQTSRQEIAQELLYSQEVVQDLTSMARELLIQFYKSTRFKPTRIIYYRGGVSEGQMKQVAWPELIAIRKACISLEEDYRPGITYIVVQKRHHTRLFCADKTERVGKSGNVPAGTTVDSTITHPSEFDFYLCSHAGIQGTSRPSHYQVLWDDNCFTADELQLLTYQLCHTYVRCTRSVSIPAPAYYARLVAFRARYHLVDKDHDSAEGSHVSGQSNGRDPQALAKAVQIHHDTQHTMYFA